The following proteins are co-located in the Castanea sativa cultivar Marrone di Chiusa Pesio chromosome 8, ASM4071231v1 genome:
- the LOC142608020 gene encoding G-type lectin S-receptor-like serine/threonine-protein kinase LECRK2, with the protein MALQLSYLLSLLLLVLLLPYSTTAQSSSNQSLASSLIAQENGSYWASPSGDFAFGFKQIQIGRYLLAIWFNKIPEETIVWSANGSNLVPTGSVVQLTKDGQLILSDPSGTEIQISESGNVGVAYAAMLDTGNFVLASQDGSHLWQSFEHPTNTMLPTQTMTLGSKLVAHYSERNYSNGRFQFQLQMDGNLVLQTLEFPIDRPNTVYWRSGTTGSGFQVVFNESGSIYLTARNRSILTTILSNVVSKQEYYQRVVMEYDGVLIHYVYPKSSTNTSNSWLISNPLPPNICKITEDIGSGACGFNSYCELGGDQRPNCNCPIGYIHIDPNDVMKGCRQDFLPQSCYEASSDTDQFDLSEMVSVNWPLGDYGRYDAVTEDWCRKACLGDCFCAVAVFGSGMCWKKKIPLSNGIKDPSFAGSKVLIKIRKDNSTSNLSGADLKKKNHSTVRLILSLLLSSSVFLNLLFLLAAFLPSFRFKYWKPKALNPYLVMPGMNLRSYTFEELTEATNGFREELGRGAFAKVYKGVLEYEDRKPVAVKRLYNMEREGDMEFKAEVSAIGRTNHRNLVQLLGFCNEGEHRLLVYEFMSNGSLASFLFGGSRPYWHQRIQIALETARGLFYLHEECSTQIIHCDIKPQNILLDDSFSARISDFGLAKLLKTDQTRITTGIRGTKGYVAPEWFKNMPVTIKVDVYSFGILLLELICCRKSFEAEAKDEDQMILADWAYDCYKDRKLELLVENDEDATDDMKRVEKYVMIAIWCIQEDPSLRPTMKKVVQIMEGSIEVSVPPGSSSFISSM; encoded by the coding sequence ATGGCTTTACAACTATCATATCTTCTCTCCTTGTTGCTTCTTGTTCTGTTGCTGCCATATTCCACCACAGCTCAAAGTTCCAGCAACCAATCTCTAGCCTCATCCCTTATTGCACAGGAAAACGGCTCTTACTGGGCATCGCCTTCTGGTGACTTTGCTTTTGGTttcaaacaaattcaaattgGACGCTATCTACTAGCCATATGGTTCAACAAAATACCTGAGGAAACCATTGTCTGGTCAGCCAATGGAAGTAATCTAGTGCCAACAGGATCCGTAGTTCAACTTACCAAAGACGGCCAATTGATACTCAGTGACCCATCAGGCACAGAGATACAGATTTCTGAGTCAGGTAATGTAGGAGTTGCCTATGCAGCCATGCTTGACACCGGAAACTTTGTGTTGGCAAGCCAGGACGGTAGCCATTTGTGGCAGAGTTTTGAGCATCCGACAAACACAATGCTACCTACACAGACAATGACTTTGGGAAGCAAGCTTGTAGCTCATTACTCAGAAAGGAATTACTCTAATGGAAGGTTCCAGTTCCAACTACAAATGGATGGAAATCTTGTGCTTCAAACTTTAGAATTCCCTATAGATAGGCCTAACACTGTTTATTGGCGAAGTGGAACTACAGGTAGTGGCTTTCAGGTGGTCTTCAATGAGTCTGGCTCTATATACCTTACAGCTAGAAACAGAAGCATACTTACGACCATATTGTCAAATGTTGTTTCTAAACAGGAATACTATCAAAGAGTAGTCATGGAATATGATGGAGTTCTTATACATTATGTTTATCCAAAAAGCAGCACTAATACTTCAAATTCCTGGTTAATTTCTAACCCTCTGCCTCCAAATATATGCAAAATTACGGAAGACATAGGCAGTGGAGCTTGTGGGTTCAACAGCTACTGCGAGCTAGGAGGGGATCAAAGACCAAATTGCAATTGCCCAATAGGATACATCCACATTGATCCAAATGATGTTATGAAAGGTTGCAGACAGGACTTTCTTCCACAAAGTTGTTATGAAGCATCTTCAGATACAGATCAGTTTGATTTAAGTGAAATGGTAAGTGTAAATTGGCCCTTAGGCGATTATGGACGTTATGATGCCGTAACTGAGGATTGGTGCAGGAAAGCTTGCTTGGGTGATTGTTTTTGTGCAGTTGCTGTTTTTGGAAGTGGGATGtgttggaaaaagaaaattcctctCTCAAATGGGATAAAGGACCCCTCCTTCGCTGGAAGCAAAGTTCTAATCAAAATAAGGAAAGATAATTCTACTTCTAACCTTTCAGGTgcagatttgaagaagaaaaatcattcaACTGTGAGACTTATTCTGTCGCTGCTCCTTAGCAGCTCGGTGTTTCTGAACTTACTCTTCCTGTTGGCTGCCTTTCTGCCTTCTTTTCGTTTCAAATATTGGAAACCAAAGGCCCTTAATCCATACCTGGTCATGCCAGGCATGAATTTGCGAAGTTACACTTTTGAGGAACTAACAGAAGCCACAAATGGGTTCAGGGAAGAGCTAGGGAGGGGTGCCTTTGCAAAAGTTTATAAAGGGGTTCTAGAATATGAGGACAGAAAACCAGTTGCAGTTAAAAGGTTGTATAATATGGAGAGAGAAGGCGATATGGAGTTCAAAGCTGAAGTGAGTGCTATTGGAAGAACGAACCACAGAAATTTGGTCCAACTACTAGGATTCTGCAATGAGGGGGAGCATCGGCTTCTTGTATATGAATTCATGAGTAATGGTTCTCTAGCAAGCTTTCTATTTGGGGGTTCACGACCATATTGGCACCAAAGAATTCAAATTGCATTAGAAACGGCAAGGGGGCTCTTTTACTTGCATGAAGAATGCAGCACCCAAATCATCCATTGCGATATCAAGCCGCAGAACATCCTCCTAGATGACTCTTTTTCAGCTAGAATTTCTGATTTTGGATTAGCTAAGCTTTTGAAAACAGATCAGACTCGTATTACTACTGGAATTAGGGGAACTAAAGGGTATGTTGCACCTGAATGGTTCAAAAACATGCCTGTTACAATCAAGGTGGATGTTTATAGCTTTGGCATTTTGTTGCTAGAGCTCATTTGCTGCAGGAAGAGTTTTGAAGCAGAGGCAAAGGATGAGGATCAGATGATACTAGCTGACTGGGCATATGATTGCTATAAAGACAGGAAACTGGAGCTGTTAGTGGAGAATGATGAGGACGCAACAGATGACATGAAGAGAGTGGAGAAATATGTGATGATTGCAATATGGTGCATTCAAGAGGATCCATCACTAAGGCCAACAATGAAGAAAGTGGTACAAATAATGGAAGGATCAATTGAGGTCTCAGTTCCTCCAGGTTCATCCTCATTTATTAGTTCAATGTAA